The following proteins come from a genomic window of Rutidosis leptorrhynchoides isolate AG116_Rl617_1_P2 chromosome 10, CSIRO_AGI_Rlap_v1, whole genome shotgun sequence:
- the LOC139873495 gene encoding uncharacterized protein — protein MSNGIVQITLSTPEGHIVSIQYNGVDNLLEPKNDETNRGYWDLVWSPPGSPGTTGTFERIVGTSYEVIVETEDQVEISFSRTWNSSLEGKHAPLKIDKRFVLLRGSSGFYSYGIYEHLEGWPGFNLPETRIVFKLRKDKFHYMAMSDDRQRFMPLPDDRSPKRSKPLVFPEAVLLTNPVEPEFKGQVDDKYQYSCETEDLKVHGWISTDPHIGFWQITPSNEFRTGGPTKQELTSHVGPTNLAMFVSAHYAGSDLVIKFEEGEKWKKIFGPVFMYINSNSKEEDPLVLVLWKDAKNQMQEEVGKWPYSFPASKDFQQAHQRGAVKGRLLVYDRFISDKRLPANHAYVGLAPPGDPGSWQRENKGYQFWSKTDNDGYFSINNILAGTYNVYAWVHGFIGDYKNVNTIVITPGCNDELGDLVFEPPRNGPTIWEIGTPDRSAAEFYIPDSDPIYTNQFLANDLNRFRQYGLWERYVKLYPDGDLVFTIGKSDYKKDWFFAHVNRKRYDIMYEKTTWTIKFNLNDVTDNGTYILRLALASAQLSDLQVRVNDPNKDVPLFSTGIIGGDNAISRHGIHGLYWLFNIDIPWTYLTTRGENAIYLTKINEGIIFPGGIMYDYIRLEGPPHS, from the exons ATGAGTAATGGGATAGTCCAAATCACTCTATCAACCCCAGAAGGACATAtcgtgagcatacaatacaacggAGTTGACAATTTGCTAGAACCGAAGAATGATGAAACTAATCGAGG GTATTGGGACCTCGTCTGGAGTCCACCTGGAAGTCCTGGAACGACTGGTACGTTTGAAAG GATAGTCGGAACGAGTTATGAAGTGATAGTAGAAACAGAGGATCAAGTGGAGATCTCATTTTCAAGAACATGGAATTCATCCCTTGAGGGAAAACATGCCCCTTTGAAGATAGACAAAAG GTTTGTGTTACTTCGTGGTTCTTCGGGTTTTTACTCATACGGAATTTACGAACATTTGGAAGGATGGCCAGGTTTCAATCTTCCGGAAACAAGAATTGTTTTCAAACTAAGGAAGGACAA GTTTCACTATATGGCAATGTCTGATGATAGACAAAGATTTATGCCTTTGCCCGATGATCGGTCACCCAAAAGAAGTAAACCGCTTGTTTTTCCTGAGGCAGTACTTCTCACTAACCCGGTAGAACCCGAGTTCAAAGGACAG GTAGACGATAAATATCAGTATTCGTGTGAAACCGAGGATTTAAAGGTCCATGGATGGATATCTACAGATCCTCATATTGGATTTTGGCAAATAACACCAAGTAATGAGTTTCGAACAGGTGGACCCACGAAACAAGAGCTTACGTCCCATGTTGGCCCTACAAATCTTGCT ATGTTTGTTAGTGCACATTATGCCGGAAGCGATTTGGTAATCAAATTTGAAGAAGGGGAGAAGTGGAAGAAAATTTTTGGCCCCGTTTTTATGTATATCAATTCAAACTCTAAAGAAGAAGATCCTCTTGTGCTTGTGCTTTGGAAAGATGCCAAGAACCAG ATGCAAGAAGAAGTTGGAAAGTGGCCTTACAGTTTTCCAGCTTCAAAGGATTTCCAACAAGCTCATCAACGGGGTGCAGTAAAAGGTCGGTTATTAGTATACGACAG GTTCATTAGTGACAAACGCTTACCAGCAAATCATGCTTATGTTGGACTAGCTCCACCAGGAGATCCGGGATCTTGGCAACGTGAAAACAAG GGCTATCAATTTTGGAGCAAAACAGACAACGATGGATATTTTTCGATTAATAACATCTTGGCTGGCACGTATAATGTATACGCTTGGGTCCACGGATTTATTGGTGACTACAAAAACGTCAACACCATCGTCATCACACCAG GTTGCAACGATGAACTTGGCGATCTTGTTTTTGAGCCACCAAGAAATGGTCCGACAATATGGGAAATCGGCACACCTGATCGCTCTGCTGCCGAGTTTTACATTCCTGATTCTGACCCAATCTATACTAACCAGTTTCTCGCTAACGATTTAAATAG GTTTAGGCAATATGGGTTATGGGAGAGATACGTAAAGCTATACCCGGATGGTGATTTGGTTTTCACGATTGGTAAAAGCGATTACAAAAAGGATTGGTTCTTCGCGCACGTAAACAG GAAGAGATATGACATCATGTATGAAAAAACGACATGGACGATCAAGTTCAACCTTAATGATGTGACAGATAACGGAACTTATATACTCAGATTAGCATTAGCGTCAGCACAATTATCAGATCTGCAG GTTCGGGTCAACGATCCAAATAAGGATGTACCGCTGTTTTCAACCGGAATTATTGGGGGAGACAATGCAATATCAAGGCATGGTATACATGGTTTATATTGGTTGTTCAACATAGATATACCATGGACATATCTAACAACGCGTGGAGAAAACGCCATTTATTTGACAAAAATAAATGAAGGAATTATATTTCCTGGAGGAATAATGTATGATTACATTCGTCTTGAAGGACCACCTCATTCATGA